The genomic segment TCTAAACAGATGTTGACATTTGTTCATTCAGAGTAAACCACCTGAAGATGGAAGACTGGCAAAAACTGTTTATTGATCCCTCTCTTTCAAACAAAAGCTAAATAAATTCTCATCTACTGTGCAGAtatctaaaaacaaacaagttatTTCAGCATGgttttgctttctgtttcaGGCTGGAGGCTTGTGActcaaagtgaaactgaaagccTTCAAACTGCCACTAGCTCACATATTAAATTATGACACtctttttcctgcagtttgtcttaatttgttttttacatcTGGAAACAAACCAGTGAACCTTTGGTGTCGGAATCAGCTGGTACAGACTTaaaacctgtttttgttttttttgtttgttttctcttttgaagCTACATAGTTTTTAGGTTTTGATACATTCAAGTGCAGATTTGATGGAAGAACTTTCAGTTTCCATGTAGCATTACAGTTAAGTGATGTTCAAGAActgaagacaaacaggaaaactgtaaaatCTCGAGCAGATTTTTATTACTTGAATATACTCACTTTGACAACTTTACCTGTATCATACAGTACAGATATCTGGGTGGTAGAAGTTGAACTTTTGAACCCTCAAGTACTGTTTATATTTCCTGCCTTCACAGTGCAGCCTGGAACAAGTGCTCCCCCACAGTAACAGTCTATGCCGCTGTTAGTTTCACTTTTGCATTCTGTTTAAAAGAATCTTGTGAGTCACttgtaaaccccccccccccaccccccccaagGCCTCAACCCTCCTGGTCTGCTATTTATTCCTCTCTCCCTCAGTGTTTCAGCAAAGGCGTGCAAACATTTCCTGTAACCCAAGCGACATTATTCGAGTAAGTAATCATGGGATAATGTGCGATTATAATCTGATTATCTGATTCTTTAATTGACCTGTTCTTGCAAGTTATTGTTTTAATCAGGAAACTTAAAATGTATTCACAGAAGATTTATCTGTGTGTAACTGATATTTTTCTATATTGATTTTTTACAGCAGCTCTCCCAGTTTCTTTAACAATAATCGGCCAAAAGATGCCAGGTAGGCAAACCGTTTCCAGGCTTTTCCAGGAAACAGATTAACTTATTAACTTTAATTAACTCTCACTTTgttctgaaaaacaaatcaaaacaatgaaaaaagaaactgcaTGTTTAAGCGCCTCTtagtgtttaaatgtttatatgtGCAAGTATTTCAGTCACTTAagtcacttttttttccaggacATATCCAAACAAGAAGCAGCTCAGGCTGGGAGAAAGAATGTGGAAATAAAGGGGTGATAACAGCAAATGTGGGAGGTAGGTTTCACACACAGGCTTCTAACATAATTTTAAGGGTGTAATTTAACCAAAGCTATGAGTACGGGTGATGGTTTATAATAGAACTGTGACAGATGTCTAGCAGAAAAACTTgaagcaaaacataaaatatgatAATGTTGGTTTGTAGGATACTCTGCTTTCCTCTTGAATGCAGTGCACTTACTGTCAGCTGCATACAGTGATAAGTTATTTTGACTTAAACATGATTAATGTGATTTAGACAAAACTTGTCTAcataacatttttcttttttttcagttgcagatgctGGTGgtaagttgtgtgtgtgtgtgtgtgtgtgtgtgtgtgtgtgtgcatgcgtgtgtgtgtgcgtgtgtgtgcgtgtgtgcgtgtgcgtgtgcgtgtgtgtgtgcgtgtgcgtgtgtgtgcgtgtgcgtgtgtgtgtgcgtgtgcgtgtgtgtgtgcgtgtgtgtgcgtgtgtgtgtgtgtgtgtgcatgcgtgtgtgtgtgcgtgtgtgcgtgtgtgtgtgtgtgcgtgtgtgtgtgtgcgtgtgtgtgtgtgtgcgtgtgtgtgcgtgtgtgcgtgtgcgtgtgtgtgtgcgtgtgcgtgtgtgtgcgtgtgtgcgtgtgtgtgtgtgcgtgtgtgtgcgtgtgtgcgtgtgcgtgtgcgtgtgtgtgtgtgtgcgtgtgtgtgtgtgtgcgtgtgtgtgcgtgtgtgcgtgtgcgtgtgtgtgtgcgtgtgtgtgcgtgtgtgtgcgtgtgtgcgtgtgcgtgtgtgtgtgcgtgtgtgtgtgtgtgcgtgtgtgcgtgtgtgcgtgtgtgcgtgtgtgtgtgtgcgtgtgtgtgcgtgtgtgcgtgtgcgtgtgtgtgtgcgtgtgtgtgtgtgtgtgtgtgcatgcgtgtgtgtgtgcgtgtgcgtgtgtgtgtgtgtgtgcatgtgtgtgtgtgtgtgtgtgtgtgtgtgtgtgcatgcgtgtgtgtgtgcgtgtgtgtgcgtgtgtgtgcgtgtgtgtgcgtgtgtgcgtgtgcgtgtgtgcgtgtgcgtgtgtatgagagagagagagaatacaaTACTGatatttattgataaaaaaacaatattgatattttcatgtgacatatttgtctttcatatttgtGAGGTTTAACACCTTTGCAttaacaacagtgtttgttagTCCATCATTAAGCATAATTCTTGTTTTAGTACATTTTTAAATCCCGTTTCTATAATATTGTAGGAATAACCACTGCTATAACATTGTCTTCTATGTAGCTCAGATTGCACTTCTCCTTACTTACAGCCCATGCAGTTATGCGAGCAGGTGGAGGCATTACTGCTAATGCAGCTGGAGCACTTGAGATGATCGATACCTTTGATCGGCCTGGCAGAGCTTTTACGGAGGAAACTTTTGCTCGGGCTGGAACATTTGCAGATGCCTTTGAGGACAAACCAGGGAAGCGTCTTCCCAAAGCCGGAGCGTATGCtgaagcaggagtggggcacgCCCGTGCTGAATGGAGTGTTTTTGACGCAGAGGCCAAAGGACCCAATGCCAGCGCAGGAGCTGGAGCCTCTGTGGCCTCTGGTGCCCAAGCCTTTGCCAGAGCAGAAATAGCCAGTGCTTCAGCCTCTGCTGGTCCAGTCAAAGCTACAGTTGGTCTGGGATTAGACACAGGAGTGGGAATTAGTCCCACAGGTTTGGAAGCCAAGGTGCTGGGAACGGGTATCTCCATTGGTCGCAAAatgggcttttctctgtttggCACTGGTTTTGAATTCAATCTGTGGTAAACTGTGCCCAGTACAGATCTTTCTAAACCGTGCAGTGCCTTGTCTTAAAACAACAAGGCCTCAAATCTCCAGTCACCCCTGAGAGACTTTTCTTAATATgctgacaaaaacattaaagtttAGCACCATTAGTGCCACCAGAGCAGATACCAGGTTTGTTCTTGAGATTTCACTCATTGTTTAACACACAGGAAGCACAGGTCATCCCTCCGatctttatgtatgtatgtatgtgtatacacacacacacatatgtgacACCGAGCTGCATGTCAGGTAAACATCCCGGTGAGAttgtaataattataataataattacagtaAATGGACAGGAGTGCACTGAGATTTTGGACACTTTTCTCTTTCCATGGATGGAAAGTAGATTTATTAAGAAGTATATTTGTCTAGACGATAAAGGATCTTAACACAGAGCAAAGAATGCTCATGTTTTTCTTCCGAACCGACATAAAGACTCAGTGATGTGTCCTTCAAACAGACTAGATGTCAAGACAAATAAAAATTTATGATagaaattgaagaaaaaaaaggttcatGACAAAAAACTAATGTCCcagtaattaaaataatttatccTCCAGCTTTCACGAAGCTGGAAAGTTCATGTACTAAAGCAAAAATAGATTTGTGTCAtatctttgttttggttttttgctacAGATTAAAAAGGCGAACATCAATCACGTGAGGTTATTTTCCATAATTTTTAAACACTTTCACTCTCAGATTAGTCAAACTTGTGATGTTTATTGTACTGTagtcagtttttacattcacataaaaatttgagaaaacagtcagtgattCCTGACAGACATATTTACAGTGTGCAGATTCTTACAATGTAAATAcagccacaaagacaaacatGCAAGACTTGTTCTATGATTAAACTCAGCAGCCTGTTCTCACATTGTAGATGCTGTCAGATACGCACAATGTTACGTATGATTCATAGCAAGAGTCGGACCAGTTCAGGACCACCTGGCGTCACATTTAAAGGCACtcaggcacttttttctctgcGTATggatttctgtgtattttagcTCCAAACCTAAACAAGTAGCTAGAAGTAATCAGTGAGTGAACACAAAATTTAAAGTGGAAAATGCTAAACTACCATACGAGAAACAAACTGCAGCCCTCCTGCTTTCTCAAACTCATCACATCGAACTACATCTTTCATGTATCTTTGTGACGCCGGCGGATTCTGATAAAACACTGAGATGAGAACGCCTCAGGGCTGCATGCGAATGGCTCCGTCCAGTCTAATGACCTCCCCGTTGATCATGGGATTCTCAACCAGGCATGTGACCAGGTGAGCAAACTCAGCGGGGTCACCCAGGCGCGAGGGGAAGGGCACCTGGCGCGCGAGGAATGAGCGCACCTTCTCTGGAAGACTGGCGAGAAGAGGAGTGGAGAAGAGccctgaaggaaaaaaacagttttgttgattttttgctttttgtgtcaATTTGTgataaaataatcagaaaatcTAATTTCTCCACAtagttttcagtttagtttaagtTAACTATAACGGGCTGAGTACGAACACTAACCAGGTGCTATGGTGATGACTCTGACGCCCATGGGTGCCAGGTCTCGTGCGATGGGAAGGGTCATCCCAACGATGCCGCCTTTAGAAGCGGAGTAAGCTGCTTGTCCAACctgaagaataaataaatacaaaatcactaatttattttatcactcacttaaaaaatattatatatagtatttttttaaccttaccTGTCCATCGAAAGCTGCCACGCTGGCGGTGTTAATGATGCAGCCTCTGTGTCCGTCTGCGTCGGGTTCGTTCTTCCCCATCTCGCCCGCAGCGAGACGAATCACATTAAAAGATCCTGCAATGTTCACCtgcaggttaaaaaaataaattaaaaaaaccacACGTGATTCTCTGAttacttcttcttctgtccGTCCGTCTTACATTGATGACGTGCTGGAAGTCCTCCAGGCTGTGAGGGAGGTCCTTCTTAAAGTTATATGTTTTCACAGCCACAGCAATGCCAGCGCAGTTAACCGCCATGTCCAACTTCCCAAACTTCTCTTTGGCCAGGGAAACAGCTGACCGCACCTCTGCCTCTGATGTCACCTGGAAAACGACGAGGACAAGAAGCCCTTTTGCTCACATCAAATTATAAAGCATTCCAGCGAATAACAACCCCAGTACAAGAACTCGAAATGCACCAAAGATTCTTTATATTCCCAGTTTGCAGGAAAATACAGGACAAATAAGAATAATTATGGCCAAAATGTACAACATGAATGCACTGGTGCTCAGTATCTGCTGTGTGTGAGCGCCATCTGCTGAGCTGAGAGGGTATTACATTCCCAGTGGCACGTGCAGAATCTAGTTAAATGTTTCTCCCACCAAACAAGCTGCTCACTGAGGCagtaattattcatttttttaaccaacAACACCCTGTGATGGAAAATTTGTGTTTTGCCTCATCTAACTTTTGTGTACAAAGAAAGAGTGTATGAAGACGGGAAAACAACTGACTGCAAGACTGTAAGCCTCAAGGTCATGACACACTTCATTATCAAGCTGGTGCCTACGTGACGGTGAGAATTTCAGAAGCAACCGCTGAACAGACAAAGATTGTATCCACATGATGGCTATAAAAGAGCTGTTGTAATTTTGCCTTTGTGTCAATGCTGGTGTGAACTGCGTTCATGCTGTATTGATCCCTTTGCAAAGGTTTTCACTTTCTTTCAATAAATCTCAGAAAATCTGTTTGGTTTTGATGTTCAAATTATTTTTCCACAACTCACCCCACTATATTTTTATCTGTCTGTCAATCAATCTAGCGGTCTCTGGCTCAGGTTTTAGTGGCCTTTATGTCAAAATGTATGTCACATTCATTTTCATGGGGTCAGAATGGCGTCCTCGATGGTTCTAGGTTGAAGTTGttgtacttttattttcttattaatcCCACACACCCCAAAAAATCCACTAGAATAAACCCATTTTAGGAAAAGTCATGAAATATGAGATGATGgtgttttaatttgatttttaaaatgccaaGGATGTCAAAATGACTGCTTTTGTGGTTCTAGTGCTAAAGGACAGTCAGTATTCATTTCACACATGGCTTAAGAAGCATTTTGGTCCATTTTGTTCTATTCGATTCATGTAAACTCTATGCCCCGCACAGCTCACACAGATAGGGGTGTTTACAAATGTGACTTTCTCTGTTAATGTTTCCACTGGCAAAATATGGATTCTAGCGTCGGCTGAATTTTGGACTCACATCTGCAGGAGCAAAGGCACAGCGGTTTCCCAGACTGGCTGCCAcagcctgtccgtcagaggaggGGAGGTCCACGATCACAGCAGACGCTCCGCTCTGCACCAGACGCTCCACGGTGGCCCGCCCCAAACCGGAGGCACCGCCTGTTACCAGGCCGACCATACCCTGCTcaaaacacacataaagagGGACACCCACCGGGACAAGAGGAGGGGGCAgaagaaaaggggaaagaaaGTTGCAGATCAATAAGAAAGACGAGTGAAAGGACAGATCAGAACATCACTGGGTTCCTTTCAAAAAGACACTGCATGTTTTATCTGTTAAACTTTAATTCCTCAGTAATGGATTATATTAGGTACACTTCATGAAATTGTGATGGGATTCGTTTTTGGTTAGTCAAACATATTTGATGTTAAAGCTGCTTCATTgaatttaaaatacttttaaaatctTGTCCAGTGTCTTTAAAGTGACTACCAATGAATCTCATTCAATATCTCTCTGCTGTGGTTTTCAATGATCGAAATTCAATAGTAATCAGATCAATACTCCAATAAAGGCCTTTCAGAAATAGTATAATACTGCAACATCCACACTGTATTGAAAGAAAGCTTTAATTGGAAATAATGGCAAGCCACAATTTCCCTAAAGATACTGTTGGAGTGGGAAAAAAACTGCTAGTTGAATGAACTAGACGAACTTTGGCACCATTTCGTCATAACACTGCACCTTGCACTTTGACCTTCCTGCCGCatgtgcagctgctgctgtggaATGAGGAGCATTTTAACCCAAAACATAATCTTTACCGACATCTAACCAAATGGCATTGTTGCTTAAATCTAACAAAACGGCAgctgaaaacatgttaaaggAATGAAACCTTTATGGCAGAAACATTGAATATAAAGTAGCCAGTCGCCATAAAGAACATAAATAACATACATAACTTCTGACTGTTTGATCACAGACATTTCATAGGAAATTTAGCTGTCAttcaaatgttttaattaaagaaaaaagagacaTGAATTCAGGTCTTTGCTGCAATAATATGAACTACATTCCTTCCTTTGTATAGGAGGCAGATGAACCATTATTCTACATGTAAACGTCTGGATCGTGTCTTTATATGGGAGATGCAGTCAGTGTTTCCTGAGCGTTTGCTGGGACCATTACATCAAAATGCCACAGGTTTCCCTGCATACGAACATTTTGTCACCCACCAAAGAGGTGTTTGTTTCCCCCATGAAAGAAAATCACAGCGATcacctgtgataaaacacttttAACAGGATGTTTAACCAGGGTTTTATACACTCCAGCATAACAGAGACTTTTTGTATCAAATATCCGGAGATTATAAGAAACTGCCCAGGTTTCCGTGAAGTAAGGTGACACAGACTCATTGTGCTTTTGTTGGCAGACAGTCTCCAGAGACCAGACTTGAGCCTAAAAAAAACCTGATGCGTAAAatactggggaaaaaaagttttaaacacCTTCTTCTAAATGATCTTATTTGTTTTGATGGTGCAAAGTTAACAAAATGGGGGCTAAGCACACATGCGCGCACCTTCATTTACTCTTCAGTTTCATCTCAATGACCGGATTTTATTAACTGAAATATAAATACAGcattattaatttaattaattaatttaagctGCCATGTTTAAAAGCCCTCGTGTGTCCTGTGTCCATCTAACTGACAGCCGGAGGTCAGCCGGGAGGGCTGAAGGGGGAGCTATCAGCATGTTTGCTAACCTGCAAGTATGCTAGCCGAGCACTCAAACTTATGGACTACAAAGAGAGCGTACACGCCGAAAGAACCAGAAAAACTCGCACAAATCGAAACCGAAGTATGGTGAAAGTCTAACGCATCACATTTCCTCAGAGGAAAAGAAAACGGCGAGGCAGCGCGGAGATATTTCATGTTTATTCTGCTGCTCACCTTCACACACCGAATGTTCGCCATGGTAGATCGGACTCGGCTGACGTCATACCAAAGATCGTGTATGTATGAGAGAGGCTGTGATGGATGAAGACGAGCTGAGCTCTTtactgttactttactgatttaCTGTGACCGACACCGCATCTTTAATATGAGATTTAAAAAGGTGTATAACGTTCTTTACGTCCTCACAGACCGATAATAATAATGTGTCCAGTTATTTACAGTTTGCACTTTATGCTTTAATCTGCGCTTGTAATATTAAATGTTTGTAACATAACAGCTACAAACACTTGGTAGAGCCTACATtaagacacatacacacacgcacacacggtTTGTGTACCCGAAAAACCATCAGAGTGAGAGCTCTTTTACTTATCTTTGCTCAGAACCCCGCCCACTAAGTTCTGATTTGAccaatccggtctttaagtctgacatcgTAGGGTCGCTGTGAGACCGGATAGATAGGCTgaactactgtaattcattattatcaagaTGTCCTAAAAattccctgaaaagccttcagctactccaaaatgctgcagctagAGTACTGACAGTActgcatatttctcctatattggcttcccttcattggttCCTtgttaaattgaattaaaaatccTGCCCCTCACAtaaaggtcttaaataatcagttcCTAGCTTATCTTAATgacatagtaccatatcacccccattagagcactttactctcgcactgcaggcttactcgttgttcctagagtatttaaaagtagaatggaaggcagagccttcagttttcaggtcccttctctgtggaaccagcttccagtttggattcgggagactgacactatctctacttttaagattaggcttaaaatttTCCCTTTTACTAAAGCAtatagggctggatcaggtgaccctgaatcctcccttagttatgctgcagtagGCATAGGCTGCTGAGGGATTTCCATGATGgattgagtgtttcttcttcagtcacctttctcactcactatgtgtaaATAGAct from the Pelmatolapia mariae isolate MD_Pm_ZW linkage group LG20, Pm_UMD_F_2, whole genome shotgun sequence genome contains:
- the hsd17b10 gene encoding 3-hydroxyacyl-CoA dehydrogenase type-2, with product MANIRCVKGMVGLVTGGASGLGRATVERLVQSGASAVIVDLPSSDGQAVAASLGNRCAFAPADVTSEAEVRSAVSLAKEKFGKLDMAVNCAGIAVAVKTYNFKKDLPHSLEDFQHVINVNIAGSFNVIRLAAGEMGKNEPDADGHRGCIINTASVAAFDGQVGQAAYSASKGGIVGMTLPIARDLAPMGVRVITIAPGLFSTPLLASLPEKVRSFLARQVPFPSRLGDPAEFAHLVTCLVENPMINGEVIRLDGAIRMQP